The Myxococcales bacterium genome contains the following window.
CGGTAGAGCGTGCGGGCTGCGTCGATCCGCGCAGCGTCCGCGGCTTGTTCGCGGGCTTCCCATCCCGCGGGCGGATGAAGCAGGGGCGCATCGAGCGCGAATAGCCATGCGAGCTGATCGAGTTCGTCCGGCGGTGTCAGGCGCCGATAGATCGCTTCGAGATCACCGACCGTCCTTTCCGGCAATGCCCACTCGACCCCGGGAAACTCACGGTGGCGATGAATGGTCTTGCGGAGGTCGGTCCATAGCGCCAGTCGGTCGGTCGGAGCGACGAGCGTTGGCTCGACGGCATTCAGTGTGCGGACGGCGCGCTCGGCGTCGGGGAGCAGGTCCCCCAGGCGCTTGAGGAGTTCGTGCCATCGCGCGACGTTGGTCCCCGCGTCGTCGACCAGGCGACGGGAGATCTCGTTCGCGCTTCGCTGTACCAGCCGGTTCGTGACACGCTCGACCCGATCCGGATCTGGGACCACGTCGCGCCACCGTGGTCGGGCGGTCGGTGTCGCGAGCCCGTGCCCTGTCGGCAAGATCCCACGCAAGAGCCTCCATGAGGCGTCGCTTTCGCGGCCGCGAAGCACATCGAGGACCCGCAGTCGCTGATCGAGAGGCGCGTAGGTCTGCGGGTGCCAGAGCAAGAAGATCGAGCTCAGCGCCTCACCTGGCCGATTGCGGTGCCGACTCGAAGGCGCTGGATCGATACGATCGAGTCGCGCCAGCACCAGGCTAACGCGCTCGAGCCACTCTGGCGACCAGGCGAGCGCCTCCAGCGCCCACAGCAGGTCTGACAGGTACTCGGTCCCCGAAAGACCACCCGGATCGGCGCCGAACAGGACGCCGATCGGCGGCTTGTCTCGATCCAGGCTGTCTTCGATCGCCGACAGAAACGCTGCCGGCGACGCTTCGGCCAACAGTCGAAGGTCCCGCGCCAGCGACCACCAGCGGGGCGGGTTGGCGCCATCGAGGAGCTTGTTGACGATAGCATCGACACGGCGACCGGCATCCCCGGCAGCGGCGGCGCGGCCGCGCACCGCGAGCAAGATGAGCGTGTGACCGATGCCTCTGCGGAGCCAGCCCGACTGCGCCGGGACAACTCCCAGCACCGGCGCCATCCACCGCTCGTGGGCAGGGAGCGCGAAGCGCGGATCCTCGACGCTGTACACCGCGAGCGCGGCGTGCGCGAAGCGATCGAGGTCGCGATCACTCAGGTGCCGCGCGAGGTTCAGCCACGCGTCGAGTGGTGAGGCCACGCGCCACACCGTACCGACCTTTTGCAGCGGCTGGTCGAAGTGGCCACGGTATCGCTCGAGCTCGGCTTCGACCTCGTCGTACGTGTTCGTCCCGGCGAGCAGCGCGACGATGCTGCGATCACCTTCGCTCTCAGCGTCCCAGCCGCCGACCAGGAGCGCTGCGAGGAGTGACCGCGTCGGCGCTTCCGCCCATCGGGGAAGTCGCCCCGGGTTGCTGGGCATGAGCCGCCGCAGCACCGATAGGTTGCCCGCACAGTCGCGTGCAAGTGCGTCAGCGCGCGGCTGCTCGAGGTTCATCCCGCCGAGTGTGCGAGCGAGTTCCTCACGCGACGCGCGAGAATCCGCACGTCACCATCGGCGCGGGGGCGGTCATCGTAGGCTAGGAGCACGTGGTGACCCTTCGCGACCAATGTGCTCGCAAGCCCTGGCTCCGGGATCGTCAACGCGAACACCAGGGGTCCAGACACCGGCGCCAGGCGCCGCGCGGCTGCCGCGTCGTCGACCACCAAGCATCGGGCGATGTACATCTCCGCGAGGTCGGCGGGTAGTTCGCGGACTGCGGCGTAGAGGAAGGCGGTCACCTCTTCGGTGGTGGTCGCTTGCAGCGCCAAGACCGATGGCTCGCGGCGAAGCCACTTGAGCACCTCCATCGCGTCGTCGTCGCGATCGCACAGGACCAAGTCGGTCGACAGAGGTCGCTTGGTCGCCCGCGACCACTCCTGCCACGCGTCTTCGAGATCTCGAACCGCCGCGAGTTCGTCGTCGAGACGTTTCCCGAGCTGTCCAGCCAGCCAGCGAGCGACCGCGGGAGTCTGCTCGAGCCACTCGACGAGATCATCGGCGTCGTACGCCCGCACATCGCGCCACGTGCCTTCGGCGCGCCGCGCTCTGAGCCACTTGCTCTTGGCGCTCCAACGCCGTGGGGTGACGAAGACGTAGGTCGAGGTCGAGCGGTCGAGCGTGAGCGGATCAGCGGTCCGCTTCTCGAAGTCCTCGCTGGCCTTGGGGCCGACCTTCGCTTTGCAGCTCAGCTCCCAAGCGCCGGCGCCGGCGGGGACATACTCGCTGGCGTCGTTCGTGCGGGTGGTGCCATCCCACCCCGACTGCCGCGTGCTCTCGCCCGATGGGAAGTGTAGCTCGATCAGCGCTCCATGATGCGCGCGGATGAGCTTCGCGATCAGCGTCGGCAGCGTCGCCGCGGCAGGGTAGCTGCTAGCCCAGTCGTGCAGGTCCTGGGCGCTGAGCCAGCGGAGCGGTACTCCCTTGCGCGTTCGTCGGAGCGACGCCCGAGGAACGTCGGGGCCTGCGATCGCGCCGCTCGGCAGGAACTGGATCTGTGCCGCCTCCAGGGCACGACGGAGCGCCATGGCGTTGTTCGGCACCGGGGTTCGTTGGCCGCGCTCGAAGTCCGCCACCGTGGACACAGCCACCCCAGCCTCCTTGGCCAACTCCTTTTGCGACCAGGCAAGCAAAGCCCGCGCGGCGCGCACACTCGCTGCCGGCAGATCCTTCCCTCTTGACTCATCAATCGTCATACTAATAATATGACATGTTGTTTCCTATTCGTCGATGCGGAAACGACGGGTCCATTTTGCAGAATTATATGCATTAAGGAACACTTTCCGGGACGCTTCGGTCATATCAAATGAGTCATCTCGATGATTCAGAATTCTTCGTTGCTTTCCGATTCGCGCTGGGATATTTATGTGCAAAAGCGAACAATGCCCGCGCCGGGGTACCGCGTCAAGTTGCTTAACCTGCTGGAACAGCGGGGGATTGTTCGTGCACGTGACCTGACGGCTGCGGGGATCCCCCTAGTCTATCTACACCGGCTCACCGCCGCGGGGGAGGTCCTGCGACTGGGGCGAGGTCTTTATCAGCGCCCGGATCGAGCAGGCGAGCATGCGGCGCACGACCTAGCGGAGGCGGCGGTTCGGGTGCCGTCGGGCGTGATCAGCTTGATCAGCGCGCTGCGCTTCCACGACCTGACGACCGAGCTTCCTCGGGCCGTGTGGATGACCATCCCACAACGGACGCGAACCCCGCGCGCGGACGGCGTGCGGCTGGAGATCGTGCGCGCGTCGGGACGGGTGATGACTTCCGGGATCGAGAACGTCGAGATCGAGGGGTTCGCGTCCCGATCTACGGCGTCGCGAAGACTATCGCCGACTGCTTCAAACACCGCCGCCGTGTCGGCGAGGCGCTGGCGGTCGAGGCACTGCGCGACGCGCTGCGCCGGCGCAAGACCACGCCAGCCGAGGTCGCTGCCTTCGCCGAGATCGATCGCGTGACGCGCGTCGTCGGCCCGTACATTGAGAGGTTTCGATGACCAAGAAACCCGTGACCAACCTTGCCGCCTCCATCCGTAGTCGGTTGCTCGCGTTGTCGCGGCGGCGCAACGAGCCGTTTCAGTCGGTGCTCACTCGCTACGTCAACGAGCGTCTGCTGTATCGACTGAGCCGCCACCCGGTGACCGCCCAGTACGCGCTCAAGGGCGCGATGCTGCTGGCGACCTGGCCGGACTACGTCTACCGACCGACCCTCGACATCGACCTGCTGGGGCACGGTGATTCGTCGGTGACAGCGGTGCGGGATCTGTTCGCGTTCGTGATCGCGATCGACGCCGCAGAGGACGCGGTGAGCTTCGACCACTCGACCCTGCGGGTCGAACCGGTGCGAGAAGACGAGCGTTACGCGGGGCTCACCGTGCGCGTCGACGCGAGGCTCGATACGGCCAAGGTCCCCGTCCAGATCGACATCGGCTTCGGCGATCACGTCCATCCGCGGTTGCACGAGGCGGACTACCGCTTGCTCTTGCCCGAACTCCCCGCGGTCCGCCTTCGAATGTATCCGAAGGAGACCGTCGTCGCCGAGAAGTTCCAGGTGATGCTGGACCTGGCGACGGCGAACAGCCGGGTGAAGGACTACTACGACATCTGGGTAGCGACCCAGCACCTGGAGTTCGACCTGATCGAGACTACGATCGCAGTGCGAGGCACGCTCGCGCGACGGCGGACCCCGATCCCGGCCGGCGTTCCAGCGGCGTTGACCGACGCCTACGTTGCGATCGTCGCGCAGCGGGGCTGGTGGTCGAGCTTCCTTCGCGTGCGGCCGCCGAGGCACGCCCCGCCACCGTTTCCAGAGATCGTGGTGACGCTGCGGGCGTTCTTCGGGCAGTTGCTCGCGTCTCTCGACGCCGATCCAATTCCCTCCGCGACGTGGATGCCTGGTGGTCCGCGATGGATCGCGGAGCGCGAGTGATTTTGGCCCGAGGCGTGGGGAAGTCGGCCGCTGCGACGCCCGCTACTCGCGGGCGAACATGCCGGCCTGGTACTCGACGATCTCGCCGGCGACGGCCGAGGCGGCGACGGTCAGCGGCGAGGCGAGGTAGAGGCGGCCGGGGCCGCTGCGGCCCTTGTAGTTGCGGTTGATCGCCGAGACCGTGACCTGATCGCCGCGCTCCGACACGCCGGGGCCGCAGCCGATGCAGGCGCCGCAGCCGGGCTTGATGATCTCGACGCCGGTGCGGGCGAACAGGTCGAGGTAGCCCTGGGCCCGGGCGTAGTCCTCGACGTCCTTCGAGCCGAACTGGATGTAGAAGTGGACGCCGTCGGCGACGCGCTTGCCGGCGCGCTCGGCGTCGGCCATGACCTGGGCGTAGAAGTCGAGGTCGTCGCGCTTGCCGGCGGTGCACGAGCCGCCGTAGGCGATGTCGACCTTGACCTGGCCGAGCGTGGCGACCAGCGCGCCGTTCTTGGGATCCGACGCGACCCCGCGATCGGGATCGCCCGGCGTCGCGACCATCGGCGCGATCGTCGCCAGATCGACCACGTGGACGCCGCCGTCGTGGTGGGCGCCGGGATCCGGCGTCAGCACCTTGGCCGCGAGCGCGGCCCGATCGATCCCCGGCCGACGGGCGGCGATCCAGTCGAGCATGACGTCGTCGACCTCCATGATCGCGCCGCGGGCCGAGCACTCGGTGGCCATGTTGGCCAGCGTGGCGCGCTCGTCGGGCGACAGCGCGAACAGGCCGGCGCCGCCGAACTCCATGACCCGGTTGAGCGTGTCCTCGCGCTTGGCGTGGGTGGCGAGGATGTGGAGCATCACGTCCTTGGCGGTGACGCCCGGCGCCAGGCGGCCCACCAGCTCGAAGCGGATCGACTCCGGCACCGCGATCGGCGTGAAGCCCCAGTACGCCAGCGCCGCGTACTCGGTGGCGCCGACGCCCCACGCCAGCGCGCCCGAGGCGCCGCCCATGCAGGTGTGGCTGTCGGTCGCCTGGACGAAGTCGCCGGGGTCGATGAACTGCTCGCGCGCGATCTGGTGGCAGATGCCGGGGCGACACGCCGTCGACGGCGCCGTAGTTGCGGACGCCGGTCTTGGCCGCGAACGCCCGCTGCATCACGCGCAGCTCCTCGATCTTGTCGGAGAACTTGGCCATCGCGGCCACGCCGTCGGCGTAGATCAGGTGGTCCTCGAACACCGCGAACTTCGACGGGTCCTTGAGCCGGTAGTCGTCGCCGTACTCCTGGGCCAGGAACCAGTCGACCTGGGCGGTGGTGAACTCGTGCGAGTAGCCGGCGTCGACCCGGACCAGCACCGCGTCGCCGGGCTTGACGAACTCGCCCTGGCCCGGCACCAGCTTGGCCGCGAGCACCTGCTCGGTCAGGTTCATCGGGCGCGCGGTGGTGCCGGTCGGCGGCACCGCGATCTCGCCCTTGGCCAGCTTGGCCGAGAACGGCAGCAGGCCGCCGGCCTCGATGATCAGCGCGGTGATCGCGTCGTGGCCGTGGGTGAACTCGTCGAGCGCGACCGCCTCGCCGGCCTCGAGCCGCGCGATCAGCGCGTGGTCGCCCATGAGCTGGCCGATGTTGATGTTGTTGCGGGCGTGGATCGGCGCGAACGACGACGCGATCGCCAGCCGGCTGCCGCTCCAGACCTCGCACTGGGCCGCGGTCTCGCGCGAGCTGCCGACGCCCTTCTGGGCGCCGGCGACGATGACCTCGAAGCCGCCCTGGGCCAGGGCCTCGGCCGGCAGCAGGCGCTGGCCGCCGACGATCAGCCCGGCGTACGCGTTCCGGGCGATCGCGGCCGGGTCGTAGTCGAAGCACACCCAGGCCGGGGTCATCGCGTCGGTGTTGATGTCGTCGAGCAGCTCGTCGGGCCGCAGGTCGACCATGCGCAAGGTCAGCTCGCCGGCCAGCTGGCGGCGGATCCGCTCGGGGTCCTTGGTCAGGTAGAGGACGCGCTTGCCGGGGGTGAGCGAGAACGTACGCGACGGCATCTCGTCGGTGTTTACCACGCGCGGCGGGTCCGCGATCAAGCGCGGGGCGTCGACGCGGCGCGGCGCGGCGCGCGGCGCTTGCGTCGACCCGGCCACCGTGCGAACGATCGGCCATGACGACGACGACGCGGGGTTGGGTCGACGCAGCGATCGCCGTGACCGACTGCCGGCAGCGCGGGCCGATCTTCGACGTCGAGGGCGGCGCCTTCGACCGCGAGCGCTCGTACGACAACGTGCTGCTGCGCTTCGACGCGCGGGGCCAGCGCACCTGCGGCGCCGGCGGCTTCGAGCTGGCCAACGTCTACGCCGTCCTGGTGGATCCCGACGGCGCGGTGATCGTCCGCCGGAGCCACGACAGCTACCGCCAGAACGTGATCGGCGCGATCGTCACCTGGGCGCACGAGCTGCCCGACGAGCACCTCGCCCGCGCGGCGGCGCTGATCTACGAGGTCGAGACCCGGGTCGACCTGCGGCGCACGCTGCTCGCCGGCACGCTGGGCCCCGTCGATCTCGATCGCGAGGACCGCCAGCAGTGGAGCTACACCGCCACCGAGGCGCCGACCGATCCGCTGCTGCACGTGAGCCTGTCCCTGGCGTTCCGTCGGGGCGACATCGAGGTCAACGTGGTCGGCGAGACCGCGCTCACCCACGACGGCCACTCGACGAGCTTCGAGTTCGACGTGCTCGACGAGCACGGCCACGTGCTGGCCAGCCGCACGATGTCCCTGTCGATCCGCACCGCCGACGGCCTCGGCTTCGCCGACACCTCGATGCGGCTCGAGAAGCGCGTGCAGCGGGTGATGCGCGGGTTCGCGCTGCGCGGGCGCACCGAGGTGCGCGGCCTGACCCGGGTCGGGCCGTTCCGCATGGACGCGTGGCCCGGGCACCGCGCCGCGGCGCCCGGCCTCAGCGTGGTCAAGCCGCCGGGGTAGCGC
Protein-coding sequences here:
- a CDS encoding XRE family transcriptional regulator, which gives rise to MNLEQPRADALARDCAGNLSVLRRLMPSNPGRLPRWAEAPTRSLLAALLVGGWDAESEGDRSIVALLAGTNTYDEVEAELERYRGHFDQPLQKVGTVWRVASPLDAWLNLARHLSDRDLDRFAHAALAVYSVEDPRFALPAHERWMAPVLGVVPAQSGWLRRGIGHTLILLAVRGRAAAAGDAGRRVDAIVNKLLDGANPPRWWSLARDLRLLAEASPAAFLSAIEDSLDRDKPPIGVLFGADPGGLSGTEYLSDLLWALEALAWSPEWLERVSLVLARLDRIDPAPSSRHRNRPGEALSSIFLLWHPQTYAPLDQRLRVLDVLRGRESDASWRLLRGILPTGHGLATPTARPRWRDVVPDPDRVERVTNRLVQRSANEISRRLVDDAGTNVARWHELLKRLGDLLPDAERAVRTLNAVEPTLVAPTDRLALWTDLRKTIHRHREFPGVEWALPERTVGDLEAIYRRLTPPDELDQLAWLFALDAPLLHPPAGWEAREQAADAARIDAARTLYRTRGLAGVVALAPKTAQPGYLGKALFDADLGDQEVDAIVAATVPNSDALVRGVAHGLIISAASRRPRAWCEALIATARTNEWDDSAIETILQALPHERWTWELATAMGPMVEDAYWRGTRAFVMGGDALDVSYAIQKLTAASRAHDALRIASHGAKKGVPSSVLVEVLEAAVKQSVAVDSMFVHYVAEIMKVLDGRDDVPVATMLGLEWSYLSVLEHSQRPPIVLPRVLAEDPRHFIDLLKVAFRAETDDRSESVPPERARMAEQAYRLLDSWARIPGSRHDGSIDQARLEAWIFEARRLAGDVGRADIADLKIGQVLSAAGMGQDGNWPAEEVREMLELFPSESMRQGFVTGKGNRRGVTTRGLRDGGELEREEAARYQAWANAIRKAHRRTARVLDDLAARYTADAAHHDEQSERLDWES
- a CDS encoding helix-turn-helix domain-containing protein; this encodes MTIDESRGKDLPAASVRAARALLAWSQKELAKEAGVAVSTVADFERGQRTPVPNNAMALRRALEAAQIQFLPSGAIAGPDVPRASLRRTRKGVPLRWLSAQDLHDWASSYPAAATLPTLIAKLIRAHHGALIELHFPSGESTRQSGWDGTTRTNDASEYVPAGAGAWELSCKAKVGPKASEDFEKRTADPLTLDRSTSTYVFVTPRRWSAKSKWLRARRAEGTWRDVRAYDADDLVEWLEQTPAVARWLAGQLGKRLDDELAAVRDLEDAWQEWSRATKRPLSTDLVLCDRDDDAMEVLKWLRREPSVLALQATTTEEVTAFLYAAVRELPADLAEMYIARCLVVDDAAAARRLAPVSGPLVFALTIPEPGLASTLVAKGHHVLLAYDDRPRADGDVRILARRVRNSLAHSAG
- a CDS encoding type IV toxin-antitoxin system AbiEi family antitoxin domain-containing protein — encoded protein: MIQNSSLLSDSRWDIYVQKRTMPAPGYRVKLLNLLEQRGIVRARDLTAAGIPLVYLHRLTAAGEVLRLGRGLYQRPDRAGEHAAHDLAEAAVRVPSGVISLISALRFHDLTTELPRAVWMTIPQRTRTPRADGVRLEIVRASGRVMTSGIENVEIEGFASRSTASRRLSPTASNTAAVSARRWRSRHCATRCAGARPRQPRSLPSPRSIA
- a CDS encoding nucleotidyl transferase AbiEii/AbiGii toxin family protein, with the protein product MTKKPVTNLAASIRSRLLALSRRRNEPFQSVLTRYVNERLLYRLSRHPVTAQYALKGAMLLATWPDYVYRPTLDIDLLGHGDSSVTAVRDLFAFVIAIDAAEDAVSFDHSTLRVEPVREDERYAGLTVRVDARLDTAKVPVQIDIGFGDHVHPRLHEADYRLLLPELPAVRLRMYPKETVVAEKFQVMLDLATANSRVKDYYDIWVATQHLEFDLIETTIAVRGTLARRRTPIPAGVPAALTDAYVAIVAQRGWWSSFLRVRPPRHAPPPFPEIVVTLRAFFGQLLASLDADPIPSATWMPGGPRWIAERE